From a single Betaproteobacteria bacterium genomic region:
- a CDS encoding TRAP transporter small permease subunit, translating into MRALLKVARGIDAANAAFGRIAVWLVLLACAVSAGNAVSRYAFDLSSNAWLELQWYMFAGMVMLGAPFVLKVNGHVRVDILYGQASPRTRAWIDLAGLALFLLPVMIALMVMSWPFFVESYLDNEVSGNAGGLLRWPVKLVIPVGFALMVLQGIAEVIKRIGFLLGLIEMNAQYEMPLQ; encoded by the coding sequence ATGCGAGCTCTACTGAAGGTTGCACGCGGAATCGACGCGGCGAACGCCGCGTTCGGGCGCATTGCGGTATGGCTCGTGCTGCTCGCCTGCGCGGTCAGCGCGGGCAACGCCGTATCGCGTTATGCCTTCGATCTGTCCTCCAATGCCTGGCTGGAACTGCAGTGGTACATGTTCGCCGGCATGGTGATGCTGGGCGCTCCGTTCGTGCTCAAAGTGAACGGCCACGTGCGCGTGGATATTCTCTACGGTCAGGCTTCGCCGCGTACCCGCGCCTGGATCGACCTGGCCGGCCTGGCTCTGTTCCTGTTGCCGGTGATGATCGCCCTGATGGTGATGTCGTGGCCGTTCTTCGTCGAGTCGTACCTCGACAACGAAGTTTCCGGCAACGCCGGCGGGCTGCTGCGCTGGCCGGTGAAGCTCGTCATCCCGGTCGGATTCGCACTGATGGTCTTGCAAGGGATCGCCGAAGTGATCAAGCGCATCGGCTTCCTGCTCGGGCTGATCGAAATGAACGCGCAGTACGAAATGCCCCTGCAATGA